The following coding sequences are from one Salvia hispanica cultivar TCC Black 2014 chromosome 3, UniMelb_Shisp_WGS_1.0, whole genome shotgun sequence window:
- the LOC125209916 gene encoding nuclear pore complex protein NUP98A-like: MIADAFGQSSSSPFGSQPVFGQTSSATNNPFAPKPFGGNTSPFGSQTGGSIFGGMSTGVFGAPSSSPFGSTSVFGASSSPAFGSATPTFGASTGSAFGNTSSAFGGSSVFGQKPTFGGFGSNTTQSSPFGGSFQQSQPASGSNLFGSSTPFGAPSQPAFGASSSPAFGAPSTPAFGATSTPAFGSTASPTFGSTSGGFGVSSSPFGSSTPAFGASSTPAFGASSTPAFGATAAPAFGATSSPAFGATTSSAFGASSTPSFNFGSSPAFGQSTSAFGQSTSAFGSSPFGATSSFGAQSTSFGAQTTTPAFGNSGFGQTAFGGQRGGSRVTPYSATSETDGATGTQPAGKLESISAMPVYKDKSHEELRWEDYQLGDKGGPAPVGQATAASGFVSPFSATPTPSFGQSSANPFSSSTPSNLFAPKTPAFNNSGFAPSTGSAFSSSPFPTANTASPFGSTSSTTTSLFGAAPQPFGANTSPSLFNSSSPSPFGSPSIFGSSSSQGTGTTFGTSLGFGNTQSSPLFQSTTPTLGQSSSPFGQTSAFGQTSTFGQSNLFSTPSTGFSGNLFSSSSSLPSSTGGALGFGQTTPSLSTPFQSGQPAPGSFNFSNFGQSQPAAPSGFTGTPGMFSNTSFGQAPGTQTTVAAQAAPITNPFGTLPTVPQVSIGRAGISPSVQYGISSLPVVEKPVPVRISSLLTSRHLSQRRVKLPVRKYHPKSNGPKVPFFNDDEETASTPKADALFVPRENPRALVIRPLEQWHSRSSAEKTKTTGTPMRENGELHHDGYNSINGNRNKDKDASPREDLVENGLAKEQADPVKGNQKANGVHDGLSTEKGDSYTALTGHRAGEAAIVYEHGAGIEALMPKLRHSDYYTEPRIQELAAKERAEPGYCRHVKDFVVGRHEYGSIKFFGETDVRRLDLESLIQFNNREVIVYMDESKKPPVGQGLNKPAEVTLLNIKCFDKKTGQQYVEGPRIGKYKEMLKRKAEDQGAEFVSYDPVKGEWKFRVNHFSAYKLGDDEDESYENVLNCFS, translated from the exons ATGATTGCGGATg CTTTTGGGCAGTCGTCTAGTAGCCCATTCGGGTCTCAACCTGTTTTTGGGCAAACTAGTAGCGCTACTAACAACCCTTTTGCCCCTAAACCTTTTGGTGGAAATACCAGCCCTTTTGGCTCACAGACAGGGGGTTCTATTTTCGGCGGCATGTCTACTGGTGTTTTTGGTGCCccatcttcttctccttttggATCCACTTCTGTTTTTGGTGCATCATCATCACCTGCTTTTGGAAGTGCAACCCCAACCTTTGGAGCTTCCACAGGTTCTGCATTTGGAAACACATCTTCAGCATTTGGGG gGTCCTCTGTATTTGGACAGAAGCCCACATTTGGTGGTTTTGGATCTAATACTACTCAATCAAGTCCCTTTGGAGGTTCATTTCAGCAATCACAGCCTGCCTCCGGGAGCAATTTATTTGGCTCATCTACACCTTTTGGTGCTCCTAGTCAACCTGCCTTTGGTGCGTCAAGTAGTCCTGCATTTGGGGCACCCAGCACTCCAGCTTTTGGTGCAACCAGCACCCCTGCCTTTGGTTCAACTGCAAGCCCAACATTTGGCAGCACAAGTGGTGGCTTTGGTGTGTCAAGTTCTCCTTTTGGATCAAGCACTCCAGCATTTGGTGCTTCTTCCACTCCAGCATTTGGGGCTTCTAGCACGCCAGCTTTTGGTGCCACAGCTGCTCCTGCTTTTGGTGCAACAAGCAGTCCGGCGTTTGGTGCCACAACCTCTTCCGCATTTGGTGCTTCAAGTACTCCGTCGTTTAACTTCGGATCAAGTCCTGCATTTGGCCAATCAACATCCGCATTTGGACAATCAACTTCTGCATTTGGAAGTAGTCCATTTGGTGCAACATCATCCTTTGGAGCTCAAAGTACTTCGTTTG GAGCTCAGACTACAACGCCTGCATTTGGTAACTCAGGATTTGGCCAGACTGCTTTTGGAGGGCAACGGGGTGGGAGTAGAGTAACTCCATACTCAGCAACATCCGAGACAGATGGCGCCACAGGTACACAGCCTGCTGGAAAGCTAGAATCTATCTCAGCCATGCCGGTCTATAAAGATAAAAgccatgaagaacttagatgGGAGGACTACCAGTTAGGAGATAAAG GAGGCCCAGCTCCTGTCGGTCAGGCTACTGCTGCTTCTGGCTTTGTTAGTCCATTTTCAGCCACACCCACTCCTTCATTCGGGCAGTCATCCGCAAATCCCTTTTCATCTTCAACACCTTCCAATCTATTCGCTCCAAAAACACCAGCGTTTAACAATTCAGGCTTTGCACCTTCAACTGGTTCTGCCTTTAGTTCTTCACCTTTTCCTACAGCAAATACAGCTAGCCCTTTTGGCTCCACATCATCAACAACAACCTCCTTATTTGGTGCTGCACCTCAACCATTTGGAGCCAATACCTCTCCTTCTCTTTTTAACTCTTCAAGCCCATCTCCTTTCGGATCACCATCTATTTTTGGGTCTTCATCGTCACAGGGGACTGGAACTACATTTGGTACCAGCTTGGGGTTTGGTAACACTCAGTCTTCCCCATTATTCCAGTCAACGACGCCTACACTTGGACAGAGCAGTTCACCTTTTGGACAAACATCTGCATTTGGTCAAACATCAACTTTTGGACAGTCAAATCTTTTTTCTACACCCTCTACGGGTTTTAGTGGAAATCTGTTTTCCAGCAGTTCATCACTTCCAAGCAGCACTGGCGGCGCCTTGGGATTTGGTCAAACAACT CCTTCTCTTTCTACTCCATTTCAATCGGGGCAGCCGGCTCCTGGGAGCTTCAACTTCAGCAATTTTGGCCAGTCACAACCAG CTGCTCCAAGTGGCTTTACTGGCACCCCTGGCATGTTCAGCAATACTTCTTTTGGACAAGC GCCAGGCACACAAACCACAGTTGCTGCACAAGCAGCTCCTATTACAAATCCCTTTGGAACTTTACCTACAGTGCCTCAGGTGTCAATTGGTCGCGCAGGGATTTCCCCTTCTGTTCAGTATGGTATTTCTAGCCTGCCA GTTGTTGAAAAACCAGTTCCTGTAAGAATATCATCTCTTTTAACATCTCGACACCTCTCCCAAAGGCGTGTAAAGCTTCCAGTTAGGAAATATCACCCTAAATCCAATGGCCCAAAG GTGCCTTTCTTtaatgatgatgaagaaacaGCAAGCACGCCAAAAGCAGATGCTCTGTTTGTGCCAAGGGAAAATCCAAGAGCTCTAGTGATTCGTCCACTGGAACAGTGGCATTCTAGATCCAGTGCGGAGAAAACAAAGACCACTGGCACTCCCATGCGTGAAAATG GTGAGCTTCATCATGATGGCTACAATTCCATAAATGGGAACAGGAACAAGGACAAAGATG CTTCCCCAAGAGAAGATTTGGTGGAAAATGGTCTGGCTAAAGAACAAGCTGATCCTGTAAAAGGGAACCAGAAAGCTAATGGTGTCCATGATGGTCTTTCCACAGAGAAAGGTGACTCGTACACAGCTCTTACAGGGCATCGAGCTGGTGAAGCTGCTATAGTTTATGAGCATGGAGCTGGAATTGAGGCGCTGATGCCAAAGCTCCGCCACTCTGACTATTATACCGAGCCACGGATCCAGGAGTTGGCTGCAAAGGAAAGGGCTGAGCCAGGCTATTGTCGCCATGTGAAGGATTTTGTAGTGGGAAGGCATGAATATGGTAGCATCAAGTTCTTTGGGGAAACTGATGTGCGGAGGCTAGATCTCGAGTCTCTGATCCAATTCAACAATCGTGAGGTGATAGTTTACATGGATGAGAGCAAGAAACCTCCCGTTGGACAAGGTCTGAACAAGCCTGCTGAGGTTACACTCCTGAACATAAAATGCTTCGATAAGAAGACAGGTCAGCAATATGTGGAGGGGCCAAGAATTGGCAAGTACAAAGAGATGCTGAAAAGAAAAGCTGAGGATCAAGGTGCTGAGTTTGTTTCTTATGATCCAGTGAAAGGAGAATGGAAGTTCAGAGTCAACCATTTCAGCGCATATAAGCTTGGCGATGACGAAGATGAAAGTTATGAAAACGTGCTTAATTGTTTTAGTTGA
- the LOC125210720 gene encoding cucumber peeling cupredoxin-like codes for MDRVSIFMIYSALFGLVANIAFAQTVHIVGDNMGWRIPTSTSVSYSNWASGKTFMVGDILVFNFMTNEHDVVQVPKASYDACSEDNAIGNIITTGPANITLDTAGERYYICSIGGHCGAGQKLSITVVSSSTGGPTPPPATPTTPSPATPQPDACAPTPDAETPRAGGAPPPTGQSGRIPPPPPNSASVSLTTSFLLVIAVAAIAFIF; via the exons atggatagagtctcaatttttatgatttatagtGCTCTGTTTGGCCTAGTTGCTAACATTGCTTTTGCACAAACTGTGCATATAGTTGGAGATAACATGGGATGGAGAATTCCCACAAGTACTTCTGTCTCTTACTCCAATTGGGCTTCTGGCAAAACATTCATGGTTGGTGATATCCTAG TGTTCAACTTTATGACTAATGAGCACGACGTAGTCCAAGTGCCCAAAGCCTCGTACGATGCTTGCAGTGAAGACAATGCCATCGGCAACATCATCACCACCGGACCGGCCAATATCACCCTTGACACGGCCGGTGAGCGCTACTACATCTGCAGCATAGGCGGCCACTGCGGAGCGGGACAGAAACTATCCATAACAGTAGTCTCATCATCCACCGGTGGTCCCACTCCGCCCCCCGCCACACCGACCACTCCTTCGCCCGCTACTCCTCAGCCGGATGCATGTGCGCCGACGCCCGACGCTGAAACCCCAAGGGCAGGGGGAGCGCCACCGCCAACTGGACAGTCTGGACGTattccaccaccacctcctaATTCTGCCTCTGTTTCTCTAACCACCAGCTTCTTGCTTGTTATAGCTGTTGCTGCCATAGCCTTCATTTTCTAa
- the LOC125217141 gene encoding cucumber peeling cupredoxin-like — MDSVSIFMIYSALFGLVANIGFAQTVHIVGDNMGWRIPTSTSVSYSNWASGKTFMVGDILVFNFMTNEHDVVQVPKASYDACSEDNAIGNIITTGPANITLDNAGERYYICSIGGHCGAGQKLSITVVSSSTGGPSPPVTTPPPATPTTPQPDACAPTPEAESPRARGAPPPTGQSGRIPPPPPNSASVSLTSSFLLVIAFAGLAFIF, encoded by the exons ATGGACAGCGTCtccatttttatgatttatagtGCTCTTTTTGGCCTAGTTGCTAACATTGGTTTTGCACAAACTGTGCATATAGTTGGAGACAACATGGGATGGAGAATTCCCACAAGTACTTCTGTCTCTTACTCCAATTGGGCTTCTGGCAAAACATTCATGGTTGGTGATATCCTAG TGTTCAACTTTATGACTAACGAGCACGACGTAGTCCAAGTGCCCAAAGCCTCGTACGATGCTTGCAGCGAAGACAATGCCATCGGCAACATCATCACCACCGGACCGGCCAATATCACCCTTGACAATGCCGGTGAGCGCTACTACATCTGCAGCATAGGCGGCCACTGCGGAGCGGGACAGAAGCTATCCATAACAGTAGTCTCATCATCCACCGGTGGTCCCAGTCCGCCCGTGACCACTCCTCCCCCGGCCACACCGACCACTCCCCAGCCGGATGCATGTGCGCCCACGCCCGAGGCCGAATCCCCAAGGGCAAGGGGAGCGCCACCGCCAACTGGACAGTCCGGACGTattccaccaccacctcctaATTCTGCCTCTGTTTCTCTAACTAGTAGCTTCTTGCTTGTTATCGCTTTTGCTGGCTTAGCcttcattttctaa